The genomic interval TTTTCATATTTATGGCAATGAGATCGGTGACACGGCGTATTATGACCCGGATACCATGTCAATTATTCATTATAAATCCCAGCGTTATTTTTTAGTTAATTGTTGCGACCCATCCAAGTGCGGAGTAGACCATTTTGCCACCGGCGAGAAGGAGATGCATGGTGCGGAAGGTACGTGGAGAGATGCGGAGGACGGTTTTTTGAGCGGCAATCCCATTGCTCAGGGGTCAGTGGACTCTACAATCGGCATTAACCTCCATATAAAGGCACACGGGGAAAATTTAACCCATTACTGGATTGCTGCAGGCAGGAAACATAGCGAGGTGGTAGCGCTCAACAAGAGTATCTGGGAAAAAACACCGGAAGAACTCATTCGGCGCACGGAGAACTATTGGAAATTATGGGTAAATAAGGAATCACTGCAATTTTACGATCTTCCCGAAAGTCTGGTGTCTTTTTTTAAGCGGAGCTTGTTGATAATGAGGACACAGATTGATAACAATGGCGCGATTATTGCGGCAAATGATTCTGATATTACCAAGTTCGGGAAAGACACCTATTCCTACATGTGGCCTCGCGATGGTGCCCTCGTTGCATACGCGCTTATACAATCTGGATACAGTGATGTATCAAAACGTTTTTTTCAATTTTGCGCGGATGTTATTTCTCCGGAAGGCTATTTACTCCACAAATATAATCCTGATCAATCTCTTGCCAGTTCATGGCATCCGTGGTTCAAAGACCGGAGAAAGAGCCTTCCGATACAGGAAGATGGCATTGCGCAGGTAATTTGGGCATTATGGCATCATTACGATAAATTCAGAGATATTGAGTTTGTGAAGCCCCTGTACCGGCATTTAATCATGAATGCCGCAGAATTTATGGTGAAATTCAGAGATGAAGAGACGGGATTGCCTCTTGCCTCATACGATTTATGGGAAGAGCGATATGGGGTGCATACCTTTACCGTATCGGCAGTGATCGCGGGACTAAGGGCGGCTGGAAATTTTGCCTGCGCCTTCGGGGAAGAGGAATTCGGCACAAAATATTATGAAATAGCGGATAAAATCAAAGACGCCCTTATTGCGAATTTTTATAATAAAACGGAAGGGCGTTTTGCGAGGATGGGAACAAGGAACGCAAAAGGGTATGATTTGGATATGACTGTAGATGCAAGTCTTTACGGGCTTATTGCATTTGAGACACTTGCCCCTGGCCAACCGATGGCTGTATCAACAATGGAGGCTGTTAAGAAGAGTCTCAGGGTAAACACTTCTGTCGGCGGCATAGCGCGATATTCCAATGATTATTATCAGCGAGTAAATACCGGCAGAGAAGGCATTCCTGGGAATCCGTGGTTTATCTGTACTCTATGGATGACGGAATACGATATCATGCGGGCCGGAAATCTTGATGAATTGAATGAGGCACTGTCAGGTCTGGAATGGGTTGTTGGCAAGGCGTTGAAATCCGGAGTCCTGGCAGAACAGGTAAATCCGTTTACCGACGAACCTCTCTCTGTATCCCCCTTAACATGGAGTCATGCGACATTTGTTACTGCCTTACTAAAATACATGGAGAAGAAAGAACGGCTGTTAACCTGTAAGTCATGCGGCCATTCTCAGTATTATATGCACCGTCAGGTACAAAAACCCTGTAATGTATAAACAGATTGTACGGAAATTTTCACCTGAAAAATGAAAGAAACACCCCTGACAGGATTTGAAACCCTGTCATGGTTAATATACAATTCTGTGAGAGGATGAAAGCATGAAATATACAAAATTTTTCATTATCGCCGCGATTTTCCTCTCGTTCCCAAGCTCCGGCTTGGGAACGCAATTGTTTGAGAAGCTCCGGCTTCGCATGGAAAAAAGAATGAAACCATGCTACCCAGGATATTTGAAAATATACTTTCATGCTTCGTTAAATCTTTAAATCCCTTCCCAGTGGGGGGCAAGGGGGCATAAGCGCTAACTTGTTTTAGGTATGCTCGAAGTATTTTGATATCTGTGTTTTTCGGATTCTTGTATTTTCTGCTAAAGAACAAGCAATGTCATTCCAGCACTTAAGAACTTCCTGTAATGATAACGCTGGTTCTATAGCCCGTTTTACTTGATTAAGCATAAAAGCAAATTCACGCCATTTGCTTTTAGTCTTCTTGCTTGACAATGAAGTATCCCCAGGGGGAAAAAGACGTAGCAAAATCTATTAGTTTTTCTGTCAAAAGAGCAACGAATAGTTTGCCATAAAGCCAAGCTTTTGAGCTATCATCATCGTATTTAGGTAAGTGTCCAAATTGTGCTATTTGTTTAAATCTTTTAAAGACCAGTTCAATTTGCCATCGAACTCGATACCATTCTAAGATATCAAAAGCGGTAAATTGATTTTCAGGAAACGTTGTGAATACTATTACGTACTTGGCATAAATAAGGGTCTCCGGTTTTAGTTCAATGCCCTTTTTGCTTGCATGTCTTTTAAGTTTTTTATGAGCTATTTTAATGGCTTCTTCTGTTTTGCGTATTATACAAAGACGACCTTTGACATATTCAGTATTATCAACGTTTGGAATAAAAACGTTCCATGATTTTATAGCAAGGGGTCTTTTTAAATATTGGATTTCTTTCAATAAAGGAAAGGGTTTCTTTTCTTCGCCGAATATCCGTAGAGATTGCGAATTAACTCTAACGCTAAGATAAGCGCCTTTCCTTGTTGCATGATGAATTCCTTGGCCAGTACAGTAACCTCTGTCAGCTATAATATAATCATCTTTTTTCATCGGAAACTGCCGAAAAGATTCTCCTGTGCCTTCTCCTTCAGTTCCCGTAAGTTTAAAGAAATCGCAAGATAATGAAGGAACCTCAATACTATAATGAATGCGCCAAAGACTTCCTGTTTTCCCAGGTTCCTTTACTGTTGTTGCATCAAATAAGCGAAGATGAAAATTATTCCGTTTATTAATTTGGAGGCCACGCTCACGGAATAAAGATAAACATAATTTATATAGCCATTCTTTGCTCTTTTTTAATCGCTTTAATAAGGCAACATCGGATAAATCTGCTAAGTTAGCACGCTTGGCTCGAACTACTGTTTCACGCAATGAATAGCCACATCCTAAATGAATTAATAATGTTCGAAGAAGCTTTTCTTCAGATTTATCCTTGCGCAAGCCTTTTAAAGCATTTGTATCAACGGCTAAACTTTTCCAATCGTTTGGGAAGAAAGTTCTTAGAAGATCCCAATCTTCTCTCATCATGGCTTTATCCTCCTATAGAGTGATTAGCGGGATAATTAACATAAAAATACCATGATGAATAAAATTTGTCAATAAAACAAGTTAGCGCTTATGGGGCAAGGGGGGGGATGCTAATCCCTTTAACCACTTACAAAGTTTGGACCAAATAATTATTACGAAAGGGAAGCGGGAGCTTCCAATGCACTTGCGTTCCCAAGCCAGAGCTTGGGAACGAGCGTTTTTAAACAGATTGCATGGAAATCTTCATTTTTTATGTGAGGTGGTAATACTTCCCAAAACAACTCTTCAACAGGAGACCAGGCATGAAATATACAAAATTTTTCATTATCGCCGCGATTGTTGGCTTGTTCGTCGTGTTCTATATGCTGGGCTTCAATAAGTATCTTTCATTGGAAGCCTTGCAGACAAACAGAGAGGCGTTGAATACCCTTTACCACGAGCATCGGGTAGCCTTTACGGGCGCATTTATGTTGATTTATATCATTTCAGCCGCCATTTCCTTGCCAGGAGCGACCATTCTTACATTAACAGGGGGGTTCATTTTCGGCCCCCTTCCTGGTTCTGGTATTGTAATTGTATCCGCAACAATTGGCGCTTCTTTGGCGTTTCTCGTTGCCCGGTTTATCTTAAGAAATACCCTGGAAAAAAAATATGAACGTAATCTGAAAAAATTTAACGAAGGTATTGCAAAAAATGCCTGGAGCTATCTCCTGTTTTTAAGGCTGGTTCCGCCTTTCCCCTTTTTCCTGATTAATATCGTCATGGGACTCACCCGCGTACCATTACGGACATTTGCCTTGGTAAGTTTCATCGGCATGTATCCCGGCACTTTTGTTTATACCCTGGCAGGCGGTCAGCTTGCAACCATCCATTCTGTAAAGGATATCGCCTCTCCCCGGTTGATAGGCGCTTTCACCCTCCTGGGGTGCTTTGCTTTAATACCAGGTATTTACAAAAAGTTAAAGGGAGCAAAAAAATGAGATATGATTATCACATTATTGTTATCGGCGCAGGGAGCGGTGGATTGGTCGTTGCCTCCGGAGCGGCAAGCCTGGGCGCCAGAGTAGCATTAATCGAAGCGGAAAAAATGGGAGGCGATTGCCTGAATGCCGGTTGTGTACCCAGTAAGACATTTTTAAAGAGCGCCCATATAGCCAAGGCAATTCGGGATGCATCAATGTACGGCTTAACTGCAGATTTGAAGAAGGTGGATATTACCACAGTCATGGACAGGGTTAACAAGGTAATCCGTGAGATAGAACCACACGATTCCAGAGAGCGTTATGAAGGGCTTGGAGTAGATGTTATCTTAGGCTTCGGTGAGCTTCAGGATAGACACACGGTAAAAATCGGGAATGAAACAATAACGGGCAAATATATTGTCATTGCCACGGGTTCCGAACCAGCCGTCCCGCCAATCCACGGTTTAAATGAAGTCAATTATCAAACAAATCGTACCATTTTTCATCTAAAAGAACTTCCAGGACATTTAATCGTATTAGGCAGCGGGCCTATCGGTATTGAACTAGGTCAGGGATTTCGCCATCTGGGTTCTCAGGTAACGATCATTAACCGCAGTCCGGGCTTATTCAAAAAAGATGACCCCGAAGTAGGGCCTCTTATGGAGAAACAACTGAAAGATGACGGCATAGAGCTTCTTTTGGGGATTGTATACCGGGAGGTCAGGCAGGATAGCGATGTAATATCTGTCGAAATAGAACATGAAGGCAAGGGGCGTATTATTACCGGGGATCAGCTACTGGTAGCTACCGGACGATTACCGGCAACGAAGAATCTGGGACTTGATAAGGTTGGGGTCAGAGTAGACGAAAAAGGATATATCGTCACTGACAAAAAACAGAAGACCTCCGTAAAAAATATCTATGCCTGCGGAGATGTAACAGGTCATTATCAGTTCACTCACATGGCCGGTTATCAGGCTGGGATTATCATTCGCAATATAATATTCAAACTGTGCGCTAAAGTAGATTATTCAGCAGTTCCATGGACTACCTATACAAAACCGGAGGTGGCCCATGTGGGATATACAGAACCCATGGCAAGGAAGACCGGTACATATAAAAGTTCGCTGAAGGTAGACCTGTGTGCGATAGACAGGGCAAAGGCAGAAGATGACCGTGTAGGTTTTTTAAAGCTGAACCTGGGCAAAAAAGGGCGTATCATTGGAGCGACGCTTGTCGGTGAAAAGGCAGGGGAAATGATCCCAGCAATAACAATCGCCATTAAGCAGAAACTTACCGCCGGCATTTTCATGAATATGATATTCTCATATCCTACAGAATCGGAAATTCTCAAATCTGCCTCCCTGGAGGCAGCGAAACAGTCATTGAAACCCTGGATGAAGAAGGTGATTCGGGCGGTGTTGTTACGCTAACAATTTTAAAAATCCTGGCGGGTGGATTTTTTACTTTATGGGAATAAATTATGGTTTTTATTTGTCATTAATGTCATAGAAAGACAGTAATACCTGTCTTTAGGCACAATGAAGTTGTTTCTGCCCGGGGGGTGTTAGATCATTTTGATTGTATCTTATCCGAAGGGATTTTTTATAGGAGAGCAACATGTTTAAAAACATTGCGTTATCTTTATGCTTTATAATGGCCAGTGGATATGGATTTTCGTACAACACGGTAAAAGCCCAAACACCTACCCCTACGTTAGTGCCTACACCGACACTGAAAGGTAGTGCTTCCGGTACAGTAACAGCTAAAAAATCCGGCAAACCAATTAAACGTGCAAAAGTTTCTTTGAAAAGCAAGGAACTGAATTTTAAAGACAAAACCACCACTGATAACGACGGTAAATATGTATTTTCAGATTTAAGCGCTGGCAATTATACCCTGAAGGCGAAGAAGCACGGCTTTAAGAATGCAAAAAAGAAATTTGAACTTGCAGAAGGTGAAAATGAGGTGGCCGACATTCAATTGAAAAAAGAAACGAGCGATGACGGCAATGGTGACGATGGCGATGGTGGATACTAAGGGACTTGGAATTTTCTATTATACCGTTTAACTCCCGGCGGGTTCAGGTTTGCAACCTGAACCTATGAGTTTATGCGTATAATGGGGCAATGTACTACGGCAAAATTCCAATGCCCAAATCACAAAATCCCTGTTTGGAATCTGGAATTTATTTGTCATTTGTTCTCCTATTAGAAGGCTGGATTGAAAGTATAAAACGTTTGGTTCAGGTTACAAACCTGATAATCATATAGAAGGCACCTCCGAGCGCACTCTTCATGGTAAAATGGAGGATACCGTGAAAGGCGATTGTTAAATAATAACAAAGTAAGGAGGGAGCGAGCAATGGGATATTTCGTAGGAATAGATTTACATGGTGATAATAATTATATTGGAATACTCGATGAGGAGGATCGGAAGGTATTCAAGAGGAGAAACCGTAATGACATCAATGAAATAAAGCGCGTATTAGAGCCATACAAAAAAGAAATAAAGGGTATAGTAGTAGAATCGACCTTTAACTGGTACTGGATAGTGGATGGTCTGATGGAGGCAGGCTATCAGGTACACCTGGCAAATACATCGGCAATGCAGCAGTATGAGGGATTAAAGTACATTGACGACACGAGGGATTCGTTTTGGTTGGCAAAGATGTTACGGTTAAAGATATTACCAGAGGGATATATTTATCCCAAAGAGACGCGGTCAGTGAGGGATTTACTGAGGAAGCGGATGATGTTGGTACAACAAAGGACAGCGCATATATTGAGTATGCAAACGATGGTAAACCGTAACAAAGGAGTACCGATAAGCGGTGATACGATAAAGAAGCTGAGTAACGAAGAGGTAATGGGGATGTTCAGCGACGTGCATTTGACCATGTCAGCACAGTGCGATCACGAGGTAATAGAGGTATTAAATAAGCAGATATACAAGATAGAGAAAGCGGTATTAAAGGAGGTGAAGCTAAAGAAGCCGTATAAGAAATTGCTCAAGGTGCCTGGGATAGGCGAAATCCTGGCAATGACGATAATGCTGGAGACTGGGAACATAGAGCGATTTAGTGATGTGGGGATGTATTCATCTTATTGCAGATGCGTATCGGCAAAAAAATTATCGAATGGTAAGAGCAAAGGGAAAGGAAACCGTAAGAACGGGAATAAATACCTTGCGTGGGCGTATGTGGAGGCAGCGCATTTTCACGTAAGATTTTGCGAAAAGGGAAGGAAATGGCATCAGAGGAAGGCGTCAAAGAGCCATGTAGTTCTGGCAACGAAAGCCTTGAGCAATAAGCTGGCCAGGGCATGTTATTACATAATAAAGGAGCAAGTAAACTACGACGAGAAAAAAATGTTTGGGTAGCAAGCAGATTAGGTGGTGCAAGGAACCGGTTGCGGGTTAGGTAACCAATCCATGAAACCTGATTGGAAGTTGTTCCACCTTTTATTATGAGTTGTGCCGGTAAAGGAATCGGCGAAAAAGAATATTCCATTCTGATCTGCCCATACCATGAGCCGTGAGGTTTTGGCCGTAGAGCCGAATATTCTGTGAATAACGATTGGACACTGGTATGGAACCGATGGTTTTCTGGGACAGAAGATAAGTCAGGGGCGGTGAGAAAGTCTTTCACAAAGCCTTGATCCCGATGGGTGAATGGTGCGGATGAGAACGATACCAAAACAATTGCGAAATACCACGGGCGTAGATAAACGTGAACGGTATAGTCATTTTCGTAAACAGCAGTAAGAGCGATTCCGTACTTGGAGGGGTATTCAAAACGTGAAAATG from Candidatus Kuenenia stuttgartiensis carries:
- a CDS encoding glycoside hydrolase family 15 protein, giving the protein MPRDIPVGNGSMLVTFDSEYQIRDIYYPYVGSENHTIGHPCRMGIWVDGHYSWVDSEWQKTLTYKTDTLVTDVKAKNDRLKIELQMYDTVDFHLNIFVKEIIIRNLDGKDREIRLFFYHDFHIYGNEIGDTAYYDPDTMSIIHYKSQRYFLVNCCDPSKCGVDHFATGEKEMHGAEGTWRDAEDGFLSGNPIAQGSVDSTIGINLHIKAHGENLTHYWIAAGRKHSEVVALNKSIWEKTPEELIRRTENYWKLWVNKESLQFYDLPESLVSFFKRSLLIMRTQIDNNGAIIAANDSDITKFGKDTYSYMWPRDGALVAYALIQSGYSDVSKRFFQFCADVISPEGYLLHKYNPDQSLASSWHPWFKDRRKSLPIQEDGIAQVIWALWHHYDKFRDIEFVKPLYRHLIMNAAEFMVKFRDEETGLPLASYDLWEERYGVHTFTVSAVIAGLRAAGNFACAFGEEEFGTKYYEIADKIKDALIANFYNKTEGRFARMGTRNAKGYDLDMTVDASLYGLIAFETLAPGQPMAVSTMEAVKKSLRVNTSVGGIARYSNDYYQRVNTGREGIPGNPWFICTLWMTEYDIMRAGNLDELNEALSGLEWVVGKALKSGVLAEQVNPFTDEPLSVSPLTWSHATFVTALLKYMEKKERLLTCKSCGHSQYYMHRQVQKPCNV
- a CDS encoding IS4-like element ISCku3 family transposase → MMREDWDLLRTFFPNDWKSLAVDTNALKGLRKDKSEEKLLRTLLIHLGCGYSLRETVVRAKRANLADLSDVALLKRLKKSKEWLYKLCLSLFRERGLQINKRNNFHLRLFDATTVKEPGKTGSLWRIHYSIEVPSLSCDFFKLTGTEGEGTGESFRQFPMKKDDYIIADRGYCTGQGIHHATRKGAYLSVRVNSQSLRIFGEEKKPFPLLKEIQYLKRPLAIKSWNVFIPNVDNTEYVKGRLCIIRKTEEAIKIAHKKLKRHASKKGIELKPETLIYAKYVIVFTTFPENQFTAFDILEWYRVRWQIELVFKRFKQIAQFGHLPKYDDDSSKAWLYGKLFVALLTEKLIDFATSFSPWGYFIVKQED
- a CDS encoding TVP38/TMEM64 family protein, giving the protein MKYTKFFIIAAIVGLFVVFYMLGFNKYLSLEALQTNREALNTLYHEHRVAFTGAFMLIYIISAAISLPGATILTLTGGFIFGPLPGSGIVIVSATIGASLAFLVARFILRNTLEKKYERNLKKFNEGIAKNAWSYLLFLRLVPPFPFFLINIVMGLTRVPLRTFALVSFIGMYPGTFVYTLAGGQLATIHSVKDIASPRLIGAFTLLGCFALIPGIYKKLKGAKK
- a CDS encoding dihydrolipoyl dehydrogenase family protein; protein product: MRYDYHIIVIGAGSGGLVVASGAASLGARVALIEAEKMGGDCLNAGCVPSKTFLKSAHIAKAIRDASMYGLTADLKKVDITTVMDRVNKVIREIEPHDSRERYEGLGVDVILGFGELQDRHTVKIGNETITGKYIVIATGSEPAVPPIHGLNEVNYQTNRTIFHLKELPGHLIVLGSGPIGIELGQGFRHLGSQVTIINRSPGLFKKDDPEVGPLMEKQLKDDGIELLLGIVYREVRQDSDVISVEIEHEGKGRIITGDQLLVATGRLPATKNLGLDKVGVRVDEKGYIVTDKKQKTSVKNIYACGDVTGHYQFTHMAGYQAGIIIRNIIFKLCAKVDYSAVPWTTYTKPEVAHVGYTEPMARKTGTYKSSLKVDLCAIDRAKAEDDRVGFLKLNLGKKGRIIGATLVGEKAGEMIPAITIAIKQKLTAGIFMNMIFSYPTESEILKSASLEAAKQSLKPWMKKVIRAVLLR
- a CDS encoding carboxypeptidase-like regulatory domain-containing protein gives rise to the protein MFKNIALSLCFIMASGYGFSYNTVKAQTPTPTLVPTPTLKGSASGTVTAKKSGKPIKRAKVSLKSKELNFKDKTTTDNDGKYVFSDLSAGNYTLKAKKHGFKNAKKKFELAEGENEVADIQLKKETSDDGNGDDGDGGY
- a CDS encoding IS110 family transposase, which encodes MGYFVGIDLHGDNNYIGILDEEDRKVFKRRNRNDINEIKRVLEPYKKEIKGIVVESTFNWYWIVDGLMEAGYQVHLANTSAMQQYEGLKYIDDTRDSFWLAKMLRLKILPEGYIYPKETRSVRDLLRKRMMLVQQRTAHILSMQTMVNRNKGVPISGDTIKKLSNEEVMGMFSDVHLTMSAQCDHEVIEVLNKQIYKIEKAVLKEVKLKKPYKKLLKVPGIGEILAMTIMLETGNIERFSDVGMYSSYCRCVSAKKLSNGKSKGKGNRKNGNKYLAWAYVEAAHFHVRFCEKGRKWHQRKASKSHVVLATKALSNKLARACYYIIKEQVNYDEKKMFG